In Streptomyces chartreusis NRRL 3882, the following are encoded in one genomic region:
- a CDS encoding methionine ABC transporter ATP-binding protein → MITTTDLTKVYRSRGREVTALDGVDLHVREGEVYGVIGQSGAGKSSLIRCVNLLERPTSGTVTVAGQDLTALAGRGPRAGRELRQARSRIGMVFQHFNLLSSRTVQDNVELPLEILGKSGAERSRKARELLDLVGLADKAKAYPAQLSGGQKQRVGIARALAGDPKVLLSDEATSALDPETTRSILALLRDLNRQLGLTVLLITHEMDVVKSVCDSAALMENGRIVESGTVSELLATPGSELAAALFPLDGEASGEDRTVVDVTFQGESATQPVISQLARTYNIDISILGAAIDTVGGLQVGRMRIELPGRYEDNVVPIGFLREQGLQIDVPGHESALAKEGAK, encoded by the coding sequence GTGATCACCACAACGGACCTGACCAAGGTCTACCGTTCGCGCGGCCGCGAGGTCACCGCCCTGGACGGCGTCGACCTGCACGTCCGCGAAGGCGAGGTGTACGGCGTCATCGGCCAGTCCGGCGCCGGCAAGTCCTCGCTCATCCGCTGCGTCAACCTCCTGGAACGGCCCACCTCGGGCACCGTGACGGTCGCCGGACAGGACCTCACCGCCCTGGCCGGCCGCGGCCCGCGCGCCGGAAGGGAACTGCGGCAGGCGCGCAGCCGGATCGGCATGGTCTTCCAGCACTTCAACCTCCTGTCCTCCCGGACCGTCCAGGACAACGTCGAACTGCCGCTGGAGATCCTCGGCAAGTCCGGCGCGGAACGCTCCCGCAAGGCACGGGAGCTGCTCGACCTGGTCGGCCTCGCCGACAAGGCCAAGGCCTACCCGGCGCAGCTCTCCGGCGGTCAGAAGCAGCGCGTCGGCATCGCCCGCGCCCTGGCCGGCGACCCGAAGGTGCTGCTGTCCGACGAGGCCACCAGCGCCCTCGACCCGGAGACCACCCGCTCGATCCTGGCGCTGCTGCGCGACCTCAACCGGCAGCTCGGCCTGACCGTCCTGCTCATCACGCACGAGATGGACGTCGTGAAGTCGGTCTGCGACTCCGCCGCGCTCATGGAGAACGGCCGCATCGTCGAGTCCGGCACGGTCAGCGAGCTGCTGGCCACCCCCGGCTCCGAACTGGCCGCCGCGCTGTTCCCGCTCGACGGCGAGGCCTCCGGCGAGGACCGCACCGTCGTCGACGTCACCTTCCAGGGCGAGAGCGCGACCCAGCCCGTCATCTCGCAGCTCGCCCGCACCTACAACATCGACATATCGATCCTCGGCGCCGCCATCGACACCGTCGGCGGGCTCCAGGTCGGCAGGATGCGCATCGAACTGCCCGGCCGCTACGAGGACAACGTCGTGCCGATCGGCTTCCTGCGCGAACAGGGCCTCCAGATCGACGTCCCGGGACATGAGTCCGCACTGGCGAAGGAAGGTGCCAAGTGA
- a CDS encoding methionine ABC transporter permease, with the protein MTWSEMQPLLEQACWDTLYMVGWSTLIAVVGGLPLGILLVLTDRGGLLQNLVANKVIGQIVNIARSLPFIILMVALMTFTRWITGTTIGREAAIVPLAIGAIPFFARLVETAVREVDHGLVEAVQAMGGNTWTVVRKVLVPESLPSLISSTTTTIVALIGYSAMAGTVGAGGLGDIAIRYGYQRFETQLMWITVAILAVVISVIQFAGDYAARSLHRRGAHSGPAPKLRLLKAAS; encoded by the coding sequence GTGACCTGGTCCGAGATGCAGCCCCTGCTGGAGCAGGCGTGTTGGGACACCCTCTACATGGTCGGCTGGTCCACGCTCATCGCCGTCGTCGGCGGACTGCCGCTCGGCATCCTGCTGGTCCTCACCGACCGCGGCGGCCTGCTCCAGAACCTCGTCGCCAACAAGGTCATCGGGCAGATCGTGAACATCGCCCGCTCGCTGCCGTTCATCATCCTGATGGTCGCGCTGATGACCTTCACCCGCTGGATCACCGGCACCACCATCGGCCGCGAGGCCGCCATCGTGCCGCTCGCCATCGGCGCCATCCCCTTCTTCGCGCGCCTGGTCGAGACGGCCGTCCGCGAAGTGGACCACGGGCTGGTCGAGGCCGTGCAGGCCATGGGCGGCAACACCTGGACCGTCGTGCGCAAGGTCCTCGTCCCCGAGTCACTGCCGTCGCTGATCTCCAGCACCACCACCACGATCGTCGCCCTCATCGGCTACTCGGCGATGGCGGGCACCGTCGGCGCCGGCGGCCTCGGCGACATCGCCATCCGGTACGGCTACCAGCGCTTCGAGACCCAGCTGATGTGGATCACCGTCGCGATCCTCGCCGTCGTCATCTCGGTCATCCAGTTCGCCGGCGACTACGCGGCCCGCTCCCTGCACCGCCGCGGCGCCCACTCGGGACCCGCCCCGAAACTGCGGCTGCTCAAAGCCGCCTCCTGA
- a CDS encoding MetQ/NlpA family ABC transporter substrate-binding protein: protein MRNTAKITTAVLAAGALTLGLSACGAGDSGSDGPLIVAASPVPHAEILNYVKDHLAKKEGLDLQVREFTDYVTPNTATQDGSVGANYFQNKPYLDDFNKKNGTDIVPVVTVHLEPLGLYSHKVEKADDLKSGATVAIPNDTVNEARALKLLAAHGLITLKAGVGNEATPADITKNPKNLKFKELEAAQTPRSLDDVDAAVVNGNYAIESDLKPSKDALVLESPKNNPYGNFLAVKKGEENDPRVKKLAKLLTSPEVKKFIQDKYAGSVLASF, encoded by the coding sequence GTGCGTAACACCGCCAAGATCACCACCGCCGTCCTCGCCGCCGGAGCCCTCACCCTCGGGCTCAGCGCCTGCGGCGCGGGCGACTCCGGCTCCGACGGACCCCTGATCGTCGCCGCCAGCCCCGTCCCGCACGCCGAGATCCTCAACTACGTCAAGGACCACCTGGCGAAGAAGGAGGGCCTGGACCTCCAGGTCAGGGAGTTCACCGACTACGTCACGCCGAACACGGCGACGCAGGACGGCTCCGTGGGCGCCAACTACTTCCAGAACAAGCCGTACCTCGACGACTTCAACAAGAAGAACGGCACCGACATCGTGCCCGTCGTCACGGTCCACCTGGAGCCGCTCGGCCTCTACTCCCACAAGGTCGAGAAGGCCGACGACCTGAAGAGCGGTGCGACCGTCGCCATCCCCAACGACACGGTGAACGAGGCCCGCGCCCTCAAGCTCCTCGCCGCCCACGGGCTCATCACCCTCAAGGCGGGCGTCGGCAACGAGGCGACCCCTGCCGACATCACGAAGAACCCCAAGAACCTCAAGTTCAAGGAGCTGGAGGCGGCCCAGACGCCGCGCTCCCTCGACGACGTGGACGCCGCCGTCGTCAACGGCAACTACGCCATCGAGTCCGACCTCAAGCCGTCGAAGGACGCCCTCGTCCTGGAGTCCCCGAAGAACAACCCCTACGGCAACTTCCTCGCCGTGAAGAAGGGCGAGGAGAACGACCCGCGCGTGAAGAAGCTCGCGAAGCTCCTGACCTCGCCCGAGGTGAAGAAGTTCATCCAGGACAAGTACGCCGGCTCCGTGCTCGCCTCCTTCTGA
- a CDS encoding GNAT family N-acetyltransferase: protein MTSTFPNVSISTERLVLRPFEEPDIQSFADMMNDELVTAWTTVPQPYTEAHARSWITEQAPAERAEGRGIVFAVTEFLTQRLVGIVHLRNTDWRIRSSEISYVIAPWARGEGYASEAALITAQWLFNDQKFERLELRTPADNTASQQVAQKIGCISEGVLRGAWIARARTDDGEWTEVRTDLIVWSLLPEDLEGVGDQLPGGFTSFGDWN, encoded by the coding sequence ATGACGAGCACCTTTCCCAACGTCTCCATCAGCACGGAGCGGTTGGTCCTGCGCCCCTTCGAGGAGCCGGACATCCAGTCGTTCGCCGACATGATGAACGACGAGCTCGTCACCGCCTGGACCACCGTCCCGCAGCCCTACACCGAGGCCCACGCACGCTCCTGGATCACCGAACAGGCCCCCGCCGAACGGGCCGAGGGCCGCGGCATCGTCTTCGCCGTCACCGAGTTCCTCACCCAGCGCCTCGTCGGCATCGTCCACCTCCGGAACACCGACTGGCGGATCCGCTCCAGCGAGATCTCCTACGTCATCGCCCCCTGGGCACGCGGCGAGGGCTACGCCTCCGAGGCGGCGCTCATCACCGCGCAGTGGCTCTTCAACGACCAGAAGTTCGAGCGCCTCGAACTGCGCACCCCGGCCGACAACACCGCCTCCCAGCAGGTGGCCCAGAAGATCGGCTGCATCAGCGAGGGAGTGCTGCGCGGCGCCTGGATAGCCCGGGCGCGGACGGACGACGGCGAGTGGACCGAGGTACGCACCGACCTGATCGTCTGGAGTCTGCTCCCCGAGGACCTCGAAGGCGTCGGCGACCAGCTGCCCGGCGGCTTCACGTCCTTCGGCGACTGGAACTGA
- the cbiE gene encoding precorrin-6y C5,15-methyltransferase (decarboxylating) subunit CbiE: MADRVTVIGWDGSPLTAAARAALGGATLVAGAAHHLALHEVPAGAERIRLGSVALAARRIAAHRGTAVVLADGDPGFFGVVRTLRAPEFGLEVEVVPAVSSVAAAFARAGMPWDDAQVVVAHRRTLRRAVNVCRAHTKVAVLTSPGAGPAELGLLLEGVHRSFVICEELGTAHERVSVVTSDKAADHTWRDPNVVIVLGGPARPDTAGETGWIAGRDPSAGPRGWSLPAGTYGGDLGEGETQLLRASQLARLGPRVGDLVWDIGCGSGAFAIEAARAGAAVIAVDSDRAACARTDAAARRLGVQLQIVHGTAPHVLENLPEPDVVRVGGGGAAVVSAVADRRPQRIVTHAATRDAAELIGRDLTEHGYGVECALLQSVELDTRAWTEKERSVAFLLSGVLPRRSA; encoded by the coding sequence ATGGCCGACCGGGTCACGGTGATCGGCTGGGACGGTTCGCCGCTGACCGCCGCGGCACGCGCCGCCCTGGGTGGAGCCACGCTCGTGGCGGGTGCCGCCCACCACCTGGCGCTCCACGAGGTACCCGCGGGCGCCGAGCGCATCCGCCTCGGCAGCGTCGCCCTGGCCGCCCGCCGCATCGCCGCCCACCGCGGCACGGCCGTCGTGCTCGCCGACGGCGACCCCGGCTTCTTCGGCGTCGTACGCACCCTGCGCGCCCCCGAGTTCGGCCTCGAAGTGGAGGTCGTCCCCGCCGTCTCCTCGGTCGCCGCCGCCTTCGCCCGCGCCGGCATGCCCTGGGACGACGCACAGGTGGTCGTCGCACACCGCCGCACCCTGCGCCGCGCGGTGAACGTGTGCCGTGCCCACACCAAGGTGGCAGTGCTCACCTCACCCGGTGCCGGCCCCGCCGAACTCGGCCTGCTCCTCGAAGGAGTCCACCGCTCCTTCGTCATCTGCGAGGAACTGGGCACCGCACACGAGCGGGTCAGCGTCGTCACCTCCGACAAGGCCGCCGACCACACCTGGCGCGACCCCAACGTCGTCATCGTCCTCGGCGGTCCGGCCCGGCCGGACACGGCGGGGGAGACCGGCTGGATCGCCGGCCGCGACCCGTCCGCCGGACCACGCGGCTGGTCCCTGCCCGCCGGGACGTACGGCGGTGACCTCGGCGAGGGTGAGACCCAGCTGCTGCGCGCCTCCCAACTCGCCCGCCTCGGACCACGTGTCGGCGACCTCGTGTGGGACATCGGCTGCGGCAGCGGCGCCTTCGCCATCGAGGCCGCGCGCGCCGGCGCCGCCGTGATCGCCGTCGACAGCGACCGGGCGGCCTGCGCCCGCACCGACGCGGCCGCCCGCCGCCTCGGCGTCCAGCTCCAGATCGTGCACGGCACCGCCCCGCACGTGCTGGAGAACCTCCCCGAACCCGACGTCGTCCGCGTCGGCGGCGGGGGAGCGGCCGTCGTATCGGCCGTCGCCGACCGCCGCCCACAGCGCATCGTCACGCACGCCGCCACCCGCGACGCCGCCGAACTCATCGGCCGGGACCTGACGGAACACGGGTACGGCGTCGAGTGCGCCCTGCTCCAGTCCGTCGAACTCGACACCCGGGCCTGGACGGAGAAGGAACGGAGCGTCGCGTTCCTGCTCAGCGGGGTGCTGCCCCGCCGCAGCGCCTGA
- the cobT gene encoding nicotinate-nucleotide--dimethylbenzimidazole phosphoribosyltransferase, whose translation MTDTGQVPGEGLPESAGMVEQPGAPAHGAYAYLSENPAEDEDLLLPGSHGAWGNEVAPPAPEPVVEAVHQPGPHEISGRDSGSVDLGGVRLPDPPPIPPITPRRPLHLGPPLPDSSASPVRSLADRGPAEAPVRQPAAAAPGPEYLDVPRTPEEPAPAAAPWGAQVPPQAPVSAGAAPAETVVPAAEPAGTAQAVATRVAPEPAPAAPPAPTGSGQGTYAEQPAQPAQGAAVPGEPAGTSGDQVAAAEPGVAAEQAAVAAAQPVAAAESVQSTAVAGEPAGAGVGPEGGQVAAAEPVQGASEQGAGVAGDPVGAGVSPDAGQAAAAETGAVAAAEPAPGDVPGPVVDGSGQDGAPARADASPAVPGPSAAGESAEGGEQAPAAAAEQGAAAAPVPEAAPVPEAVELPEAATAPEPAVVAPPEADAGETAAAQAPAAVGPDAAAQEQAARVAPEAAAPAAPATESVAQEPEADGGEAAQQAAEPIAPAHEAVDAGAAAQEPELTAPQTAAAAPEAPAPAPEAPAPATPVPTPEAVAPEAGAPAAEAPASADTPAPESPTDAPETTAPTQPPAATVPPQPTETAPDPGAEAPAPAQAAPDATAEAPAPARAPEAAVPDPAVEAAPAPEPVAAVSEPVATTPEPAAATPETAEATQAPWAPEAPQTPQPPETTPAPAEDVTVVLPGPAPDAQAGQHVQGPQQSQAAVPQPAQPEAEPVVIVPAPREGDAELAQNPDDLDTRGAEQEDLADQERHQAESAAAVAEARQSTGPAAPGYDPAEREAVLKVMRERRDIRNGFRGDPIPHEVLLRVLEAAHHAPSVGHSQPWDFVVIRSADTRRAMHELAMRQRDAYAKSLPKGRAKQFKELKIEAILDTPVNIVVTADPTRGGRHTLGRHTQPQMAPYSAALAVENLWLAARAEGLGVGWVSFFDEREMVRALGLPEHLEVIAYLCVGYVDEFPDEPELLQAGWSKRRPLSWVVHEETYGRRALPGEEPHDLLAETVAQIRPLDAKALGEAWERQKRMTKPAGALGMLEIISAQLSGLSRQCPPPIPEPAAVAIFAGDHGVHAQGVTPWPQEVTAQMVANFLGGGAVCNAFATQVGAEVCIVDVGVAADLPATPGLLPRKVRAGTSDMTTGPAMTREEARQAIEVGIETARDLVAAGNKALLTGEMGIANTTSSAALISVFTGADPAEVTGRGTGINDETLARKTEVVRRALELHQPDPADPIGVLAAIGGFEHAAIVGLLLGGASLRTPVILDGVSAGAAALVARAIAPEVLAACIAGHRSAEPGHVAALNKLGLRPLVDLDLRLGEGTGALLALPLVQSTARAMHEVATFDSAGVTEK comes from the coding sequence ATGACCGACACCGGCCAGGTCCCGGGCGAGGGACTGCCGGAGAGCGCAGGCATGGTGGAACAGCCGGGCGCCCCCGCGCACGGTGCGTACGCCTACCTCTCCGAGAACCCCGCCGAGGACGAAGACCTGCTGCTGCCGGGCTCCCACGGCGCCTGGGGCAACGAGGTCGCCCCGCCCGCGCCGGAGCCGGTCGTCGAGGCCGTGCACCAGCCGGGCCCGCACGAGATCTCAGGCCGCGACAGCGGCTCTGTCGACCTCGGCGGCGTCCGCCTGCCCGACCCGCCGCCGATCCCGCCCATCACCCCGCGCCGGCCGCTGCACCTCGGCCCGCCGCTCCCCGACAGCTCCGCGAGCCCGGTCCGCTCGCTCGCCGACCGCGGCCCCGCGGAAGCGCCGGTACGACAGCCCGCGGCGGCGGCGCCCGGCCCCGAGTACCTCGACGTCCCGCGCACTCCGGAGGAGCCCGCGCCGGCTGCCGCGCCCTGGGGCGCGCAGGTTCCGCCCCAGGCCCCGGTGAGCGCCGGGGCGGCGCCTGCGGAAACGGTTGTTCCGGCAGCGGAGCCGGCGGGCACGGCCCAGGCCGTCGCCACCCGCGTCGCCCCGGAGCCGGCCCCCGCGGCACCGCCGGCGCCGACCGGATCCGGACAGGGCACCTATGCCGAACAGCCGGCGCAGCCCGCGCAGGGTGCGGCGGTGCCGGGCGAGCCCGCCGGTACCTCCGGGGACCAGGTGGCCGCGGCCGAGCCCGGGGTTGCTGCTGAGCAGGCCGCCGTGGCCGCTGCCCAGCCGGTTGCCGCTGCCGAGTCCGTGCAGAGCACGGCGGTTGCGGGCGAGCCCGCTGGGGCCGGCGTCGGTCCGGAGGGCGGGCAGGTGGCCGCCGCCGAGCCGGTGCAGGGCGCTTCCGAACAGGGCGCAGGCGTTGCCGGTGACCCCGTCGGCGCGGGCGTCTCACCGGACGCCGGCCAGGCGGCCGCCGCCGAGACCGGGGCCGTGGCCGCTGCCGAGCCGGCTCCGGGGGATGTGCCGGGGCCGGTCGTGGACGGTTCTGGTCAGGACGGTGCGCCGGCACGTGCCGATGCTTCTCCCGCGGTGCCCGGGCCGAGTGCCGCAGGCGAATCCGCCGAGGGTGGTGAGCAGGCCCCGGCGGCTGCCGCGGAGCAGGGCGCGGCAGCCGCTCCTGTCCCCGAGGCCGCCCCGGTGCCCGAGGCGGTCGAGCTCCCGGAGGCCGCCACCGCGCCCGAGCCCGCTGTCGTGGCTCCGCCCGAGGCGGATGCGGGGGAGACGGCCGCCGCCCAGGCGCCGGCCGCGGTGGGGCCCGACGCTGCTGCACAGGAACAGGCAGCGCGGGTCGCCCCCGAGGCTGCCGCACCGGCCGCGCCCGCGACCGAGTCCGTCGCGCAGGAGCCGGAGGCCGATGGCGGTGAGGCCGCCCAGCAGGCTGCTGAGCCGATCGCCCCGGCCCACGAGGCGGTTGACGCCGGTGCAGCCGCGCAGGAACCCGAGCTGACGGCACCGCAGACGGCCGCTGCCGCCCCCGAAGCGCCCGCCCCGGCCCCTGAAGCGCCCGCCCCTGCCACCCCCGTCCCGACCCCCGAGGCGGTCGCCCCGGAAGCCGGCGCTCCGGCTGCCGAGGCTCCCGCGTCCGCCGACACACCCGCCCCCGAGTCGCCCACCGACGCACCGGAGACCACCGCACCGACTCAGCCCCCTGCCGCAACCGTGCCCCCTCAGCCCACCGAGACGGCGCCCGACCCCGGAGCTGAGGCCCCCGCACCCGCCCAGGCGGCCCCCGACGCGACCGCCGAAGCACCGGCACCGGCTCGGGCTCCTGAAGCAGCCGTGCCCGACCCCGCAGTCGAGGCGGCGCCGGCACCCGAGCCGGTGGCCGCCGTCTCCGAGCCGGTAGCCACCACACCTGAACCGGCGGCTGCCACACCCGAAACCGCCGAAGCCACCCAGGCCCCCTGGGCACCGGAAGCCCCCCAGACCCCCCAGCCCCCGGAGACCACCCCGGCACCCGCCGAGGACGTCACCGTCGTACTCCCCGGCCCGGCGCCGGACGCGCAGGCCGGACAGCACGTCCAGGGCCCGCAGCAGTCCCAGGCGGCCGTCCCCCAGCCGGCCCAGCCCGAGGCGGAACCCGTGGTCATCGTCCCCGCACCCCGCGAAGGCGACGCCGAACTCGCACAGAACCCCGACGACCTGGACACCCGGGGCGCCGAACAGGAAGACCTGGCGGATCAGGAACGCCACCAAGCAGAGAGCGCGGCCGCAGTGGCAGAAGCACGACAGTCCACCGGTCCCGCCGCCCCCGGCTACGACCCCGCCGAGCGCGAGGCCGTGCTGAAGGTCATGCGTGAACGCCGCGACATCCGCAACGGCTTCCGCGGCGACCCCATCCCGCACGAGGTGCTGCTCCGCGTCCTGGAGGCCGCCCACCACGCGCCCTCGGTCGGCCACTCGCAGCCCTGGGACTTCGTCGTCATCCGCTCCGCCGACACCCGCCGCGCGATGCACGAACTGGCCATGCGCCAGCGCGACGCGTACGCGAAGTCCCTCCCCAAGGGCCGGGCGAAGCAGTTCAAGGAACTGAAGATCGAGGCCATCCTCGACACGCCGGTGAACATCGTCGTCACCGCCGACCCGACCCGCGGCGGTCGCCACACCCTCGGCCGCCACACCCAGCCCCAGATGGCGCCGTACTCGGCCGCCCTGGCCGTGGAGAACCTGTGGCTCGCCGCCCGCGCCGAAGGCCTCGGCGTCGGCTGGGTCAGCTTCTTCGACGAGCGCGAGATGGTCCGCGCCCTCGGCCTGCCCGAGCACCTCGAGGTCATCGCCTACCTGTGCGTCGGTTACGTCGACGAGTTCCCGGACGAGCCCGAGCTGCTCCAGGCGGGCTGGTCCAAGCGCCGCCCGCTGTCCTGGGTGGTGCACGAGGAGACGTACGGCCGCCGCGCCCTGCCCGGAGAGGAACCGCACGACCTGCTCGCCGAGACCGTCGCGCAGATCCGCCCGCTCGACGCCAAGGCGCTCGGCGAGGCGTGGGAGCGCCAGAAGCGCATGACCAAGCCGGCCGGCGCGCTGGGCATGCTGGAGATCATCTCCGCCCAGCTGTCGGGCCTGTCCCGACAGTGCCCGCCGCCCATCCCGGAGCCCGCGGCCGTGGCGATCTTCGCCGGTGACCACGGCGTGCACGCCCAGGGGGTGACTCCCTGGCCGCAGGAGGTCACGGCCCAGATGGTGGCCAACTTCCTCGGCGGCGGCGCCGTCTGCAACGCCTTCGCCACCCAGGTGGGCGCCGAGGTCTGCATCGTCGACGTGGGCGTCGCCGCCGACCTCCCGGCCACGCCGGGCCTGCTGCCCCGCAAGGTGCGGGCCGGCACGTCCGACATGACCACCGGTCCCGCGATGACCCGCGAGGAGGCCAGGCAGGCCATCGAGGTCGGCATCGAGACCGCCCGCGACCTGGTCGCCGCCGGCAACAAGGCCCTGCTCACCGGTGAGATGGGCATCGCGAACACGACCTCCTCCGCCGCGCTGATCTCCGTCTTCACGGGCGCGGACCCGGCCGAGGTGACGGGCCGGGGCACCGGTATCAACGACGAGACCCTCGCCCGCAAGACCGAGGTCGTCCGCCGGGCCCTCGAACTCCACCAGCCGGACCCGGCCGACCCGATCGGCGTGCTCGCCGCGATCGGCGGCTTCGAACACGCCGCCATCGTCGGCCTCCTCCTCGGTGGCGCGTCCCTGCGCACGCCGGTGATCCTGGACGGCGTGAGCGCCGGCGCCGCCGCCCTGGTGGCCCGCGCCATCGCCCCGGAGGTCTTGGCGGCGTGCATCGCCGGCCACCGCAGCGCCGAGCCCGGCCACGTGGCCGCCCTGAACAAGCTCGGCCTGCGCCCCCTGGTCGACCTCGACCTCCGCCTCGGCGAGGGCACGGGCGCCCTGCTGGCCCTCCCCCTGGTCCAGAGCACGGCCCGGGCGATGCACGAGGTGGCGACGTTCGATTCGGCGGGGGTGACCGAGAAGTAG
- the cobA gene encoding uroporphyrinogen-III C-methyltransferase, protein MAEHPAYPVGLRLTGRRVVVLGGGQVAQRRLPALIAAGADVLLVSPEVTPSVEAMADAGEITWHKRPYEEGDLADAWYALIATGDTEANTRASAEAERRRVWCVRSDDADEATAWTPATGHSEGVTVAVLTTDARGRDPRHTAAIRDAVVEGLRDGTLVAPHHRTRTPGVALVGGGPGDPDLITVRGRRLLAEADVVITDHLGPRDLLAELPPNVEVIDAAKLPYGRFMAQEAINNALIEYAKQGKSVVRLKGGDPYVYGRGMEEFQALAEAGVPCTVVPGISSSISVPGAAGIPVTHRGVAHEFTVVSGHIAPDDERSLVDWPSLAKLTGTLVILMGVATIGKVAETLIAHGKAPDTPVALVQEGTTAGQRRVDATLATVGETVKTEDVKPPAVIVIGEVVKVGPTVTAPRE, encoded by the coding sequence ATGGCCGAACACCCCGCCTACCCCGTAGGCCTCCGCCTCACCGGCCGCCGCGTGGTCGTCCTCGGCGGCGGCCAGGTCGCCCAGCGCCGCCTCCCGGCCCTCATCGCGGCGGGCGCGGACGTCCTCCTGGTGTCCCCCGAGGTCACCCCCTCCGTCGAAGCCATGGCGGACGCCGGCGAGATCACCTGGCACAAGCGCCCCTACGAGGAGGGCGACCTCGCCGACGCCTGGTACGCCCTGATCGCCACCGGCGACACGGAGGCCAACACCCGGGCCTCCGCCGAGGCGGAACGCCGCCGCGTCTGGTGCGTCCGCTCCGACGACGCCGACGAGGCGACGGCCTGGACCCCGGCCACCGGCCACAGTGAGGGCGTCACGGTCGCCGTGCTGACCACGGACGCCCGCGGCCGCGACCCCCGCCACACCGCCGCCATCCGCGACGCCGTCGTCGAGGGCCTGCGCGACGGCACACTCGTCGCCCCGCACCACCGCACTCGCACGCCCGGAGTCGCCCTGGTCGGCGGCGGCCCCGGCGACCCGGACCTGATCACGGTGCGCGGCCGCCGCCTGCTCGCCGAGGCCGACGTCGTCATCACCGACCACCTGGGCCCGCGCGACCTGCTCGCGGAGCTGCCCCCGAACGTCGAGGTGATCGACGCGGCGAAGCTGCCGTACGGCAGGTTCATGGCGCAGGAGGCCATCAACAACGCGCTGATCGAGTACGCCAAGCAGGGCAAGTCGGTTGTACGGCTCAAGGGCGGCGACCCCTACGTCTACGGGCGCGGCATGGAGGAGTTCCAGGCGCTCGCCGAGGCGGGCGTCCCCTGCACGGTCGTGCCCGGCATCTCCAGCTCGATCTCGGTCCCGGGAGCAGCCGGCATCCCGGTCACCCACCGTGGTGTCGCCCACGAGTTCACGGTGGTCAGCGGCCACATCGCCCCCGACGACGAGCGCTCCCTGGTCGACTGGCCGTCCCTCGCCAAGCTGACCGGCACGCTGGTGATCCTCATGGGGGTCGCCACGATCGGGAAGGTCGCCGAGACGCTCATCGCCCACGGCAAGGCCCCGGACACGCCCGTGGCCCTGGTCCAGGAAGGCACGACGGCCGGCCAGCGCCGGGTCGACGCGACCCTGGCGACGGTCGGGGAGACCGTGAAGACCGAGGACGTGAAGCCCCCCGCGGTCATCGTCATCGGCGAGGTCGTGAAGGTCGGCCCGACGGTCACCGCGCCCCGCGAGTAA